From the Kallotenue papyrolyticum genome, the window TCAGGTCACGCGCTGGCGCAGCGAAGGGCGGCGCGTTTTTCTGCTGCTGGCGGCCAGCGGCGGCGATCTGCTCTTCCCCGGCTATGCGCCGCGTCCGGTGACCATTTGGACCCTGCGTCTGCGCGAGTTTCAACAACTGGAACAGCAGAAGCCCAAACTAAGCTACGTCAACGAGGTCCCCTTCCAGCTCTACGAACTGGTGCCCGCGGCTGAGGTCACGCCCGCGCTGACGCTCGGCCCCGACGATACCGCGGCGCAGGTGGCCGGCTTCTACCGCAGCGAGCTGCCCGCGCCGGACGAACCGCGTGGCGCCTGGACGGATGGCATGGCGGTGCTGCGGCTACCGGTTGCGGCGCAAGGGCGTCTGCTGCGCCTGGAGGTGAGCGGCGGATCCCGTCCGGCCGCGGTCGCGGCGCCGCGCTTGTGTGTGGACGCGCTGGCCGAGCCGATCCCGTACCCCAACGGCGATCTGGCGCGCCTGCCGCCGGAGGTGGTCGGCTGGCGCGAGCTGCGCTGTGTCACGCTGGAGCGTGCGCCAACCGCGCTGGAGGTGGTGCTGCCCGATCGTGCCGGCGCGGGCGCGGTGTTGATCCGGCTGCGCTCCGATACCTGGGTGCCGCGTCTCACGCCGCCCGATGCGGGCGAGCCGCCGGCGCTCGATGGCCGCAGGCTGGGCATTCGCTTCTTCGGCGCGACGATCATCCCCGCCGGACAGGCGGGCGGCGCGCCGTGATGCGACAGGGCGCCGGCAGGGGACGGATCGGACACGACCTTTCTGGTATAATGCCCCGCCGATGACCACAACAACGCTCGCAACATCTACCGCTTCGCGAAGCGGTATTCATACGCTGGTGCGGCAGGCGCGCCCCGTGGCCGATCTGCTGGCGCTGCTCTGCATGCTGGCAGCGTTGCTCGCCGGGCTGATGCTGGCCTATACCCGTCCGTCCGGCCTGTCGGTTGGCGTGGTGGGGCTGGACGACTACCGGCGCATCCATTATCGCGCCCATCTGCGCGATTTTCACGAGCCGGAGGCGATCGCCGGGCAGACGCGCGTCTCCTACCGCTGGACGCGCGACCGCAGCACCATCGTCGCGCCCGGCCTGGGCCGCGGCCTGTGGCAGACCGACCTGGCGCTGGCCAGTCCGGTGCCTGCCGGGCAGCCCAAACAGGCGTTGGTGCGCGCCGGACAGATCGCGCTGCCGATCCAGCTCCAGGCGTCGCTGCGCCACTACCATCTCCTCGCGCCCTCACACGGCGACCTGAACGTGGTGATCGAGAGCGTCGCCGCGCACTACGGCAGCGATCCCCGTCCGCTGGGCGTGATGTTCGGCGGCGTGCAGTTGCAACCGGTAGCGCGCGTCCTGCTGCCGCCGTGGCGGCTGCTGGCGCATGCCGCGCTGGCGCTGGGGCTGATGTTTGCAACCCTGCGCCTGCTGGGGCTACGACCCTGGGTCGCGCTGGCGCTGTCCCTGATCGGCGTCGCGCTGCTGGCGCTGGGGATTGTGCGGGCCAGCGGGCCGGTGGGCCTGATCAGTCTGCGGCTGGTGGCCCTGAGCAGCACCGGTCTGCTGGGCATGCTGGCGCTGCGCTGGGCACTGCCGCGCCTGTTCCGGCTGGGCGGCGTAGAGCTTCAGCCTCAGGCCTGGACCGTGCTGCTGGTGCTGATCTACCTCAGCTTTCTGGTGCGCGCGGTGGGGCTGCTCTGGCCCTATTTCCTCTCGGTGGATATCGAGTGGCACATGGAGAAGACGCAGCGGGTGCTCAGCGGCCGCATCCGCGAACTGTGGGACGCCACTAGTCCGTTCCACCAGTCGGTGATGCCCGAGGATGAGTGGGGCAGCAACCGTCCGGTGATTCCCTACTCGCCCTTCTACCACATCTTTTCGGCGATCTGGGCCATCTTTCCCTGGCCGCTCAGGCTGTCGGCGGAGACCTATAGCGCGGCGCTGGATGTGCTGCGCGCGGCGATGATCGCCTTTGTGATCCGCAAGATCGGGTTGCCGGATCGCGCCGCGCTGGTGGGCGCGCTGACGTATCTGATCCTGCCGGCGACCTTTCTGCTGCATGCCTGGGGCAATACGCCCACCACCAACGGGATGTGGTGGTCGCTGCTGGCGATCACGTTGCTGCTTGGCGCCGGCGATCGCCTGCTCGCCTCAGGCGATGGACGTGCCTGGTCGTGGTGGTGGTGGGCCTGCCTGACGGCGGTGCTGACCGCGACGCTGCTGTTCTATGCCGTTACCGCCGTCTTTACCGGACTGTTGTTCGCGGGGGTGGCCCTGGCGCTGCTGCTGACCCGCCGCTGGCGGGCGGCCTGGCCGATCCTGCTAAGTTTGGCGACGGCCACCCTGCTGAGTCTGGCGATCTACTACTGGCAGTTTGTGCCGTTGATCATCGAGCGCACGTTGCCGCGTCTGACCGAAACCGCCGTCACGCCGGGCCGTACCATTGGCGGCCAGGAGGTCAGTTTCGCGCGCTACGCCGCGAGCTACCTCTGGCTGCTCGATATCTATGGCCTGTACCTGCCCTTGCTGCTCGGTTGTCTCGGCTATGGGCTGGCGCTGCGGCGCTATGGCCTCAGCTCGCTCTTCGGCCTGACCATGAGCGCCTGGGGCACAGTCGCCCTGCTGTTCTGGCTGGTCGGCCTCAAGGTCTCGATGGTTGATAAGCAGCTCTTCTGGCTGATGCCCTGGATGGCGATCGGCACGGCGATCGCGGTCGAGCGCCTGGTGGCGCGACGCGCCGTCGCGCGCTGGGCTGTACCCCTGCTGCTGCTGGGCGCGCTCTATACCGGCAGCGACGCGCTCTACCTCTGGCAGCACCGGGTTGGCGGCTACGGCATCGGCGAGGGCTTTACCAGCTGGTATCAGCTCTTGTGCCGCCAGCGCTATGACAAAGCGACCTGCTTGCCGCTGGGATGAGGCGCATGGCGCATCGGGGAACTATGACACAGGTCTTGTCTGCCCGCTCGCGACGCGAGGCGCTGCGTGCCCGCAGCCTGCTGCTGAGTCGGCCTGCTCTCGCGCTGAGCGGCATGATCCTGACGTACATCGTGGTACTCAGCGCCGGGCTGGCCTACAAATGGAAGATGTGGGGCCATGGCTTCGACCATGTCGTGCTGGAGCAGGCGATCTGGAATACGCTGCAAGGCCGGCCCTTTCAGATGTCGCGCTACAATTTCACCGACTCGATCATGGGCATGGACTGGCAGCCGGGCATGGCCTTTGCCGTGCCGTTCTACGCGCTCTGGCCCTCGGCCTACATGCTCGATCTGCTGCAGTCGAGCCTGCTAGCGCTGGGCGCGGTGCCGGTGTATCTGATTGCTCGCGACCATTTCGGCGGCAGCCGGCGCGCCGGTCTGGCCTGGGCGGCCACCTATCTGTTGTATCCGTCGTTGCAGTTTGTGAACATGACGCCGCCCTGGCAGCCACGCACGCTGGCGGTGCCCTGCCTGCTGTGGGCCTTTCGCTGCTACGAGCAGCGGCGGCTGTGGCCGTTTCTGGCGCTGCTGGCGGTGGCGATCACCACGCGCACCGATGTCTCGCTGGTGGTGACCGCTTTCGGCGTGCTGGCGTTGGTGCAGCGGCGCGCCTGGCGCTGGTGGGCGCCGACGCTGGCGCTGGGCCTGGGCTGGTTTGCGCTGTCCACGGCAGTGCTGACGCCGGCCTTCTACCATCCGGGCTACCATCCCGACACCTTGGGACAGGTCTCCTTTGATCCCAACCAGGAGCAACAAGCCGAAGCCTGGCCGGGCACCAGCCCGCAGGTGGGCTACTATGCCCATCTGGGCAAGGATCCGCTGGATATCGTCAAAAATATCCTGACGCATCCAGTGGAAACCGTACGGCTGATGTTCACGCCGGCCAAGCTCTGGTACCTGTTTCTGATGTTCGGCACGCTGCTGTTTCTGCCGCTGCTCGCGCCCGAGATCCTGATCCTGTGCGCGCCGATCTTTCTGCTCAATCTGTTATCGACGCGCGTCTATCAGTACACGATCACCGAGCAGTACCAGGCGCTGATCGTGCCCGGCATCGTGCTGGCGGCGATCGTAGGCGCTGCGCGGCTCTGGCGCTGGATCGGCCGGCGCCGCGCCGGTCGCTGGCTGCCGATCCCGACCGCGCTGCTACTGGCGCAGGTGGCGCTGGTAGCGGCGTTGCATGTGCCGCTCAAAAATCCGGTGGTGAGCGCCTTCCGCAACCATGAGTCGCTCGCGCGCGTGCGCGTGATGGAACGCATGGCGGCGCTGATCCCGCCGGAAGCCAGCGTCGCGGCGACCTCGTTTCTGGGACCGCGCCTCATGCCACGTCAGTATCTCTACTACCTGCCGGATGGTCTGATGCATCCCGAGATGGAGCGCGCCGACTATGTGTTTGTCGATGCGCGCGCCGCGGTGCTGCGCGAGCGGCCTGATGTGCTTGAGCGGCTGCGCAGCGATCCGCGCTGGGAATTGATCGCCGCCGAGGACGATCTGTTGTTGTACAGGCAGCGCCGCTGATGAGTTCGATCGGTCTCCAGGCGCGCACACAGGCAGAACCAGGCGCGTGGCCACGCCTGCGCGCCGCGGCGTGCGCCTATCACCTCTGGCTGATAGGTGCGCTGCTGCTGGCCATGGTGCTGCGGGTGGTGTTCTGGGCGATGCAGAGCCGCAGCGGCGCGGTGTTGCCCGGCGACTCGCAGGAGTATGTGCAGGGCGCGCTGAGTCTGCTGCTGCGCGGCGAGTTCATCACCGGCGAGAAGTGGCTGCGTCCGCCGCTCTATCCGCTGTTTCTGGCCGTCTGCTTCGCGCTCTTCGGTCTCGATGTGACGCGCGCGCTGCTGGCGCAGGCGCTGGTAACGGCCCTGTGCGTCCTGCCGTTTGCCGCGCTGGGACGGCGGCTGTCGGGTCGTCCGGCGGTGGGTGTGGCGAGCGCGCTGATCGCTGCGCTCTACCTACCCTTCGCGGCCTACAGCAGCGTGCTGCTGGCCGAGACGCTCTTTATTCTCTTTCAAACGACCTTTTTCGCGCTGGCGCTGCGCGCGATCGACGAAGTGCATCCGCGCCGGCGGCAGTGGACGGCGGTGCTGGCCGGGGTGCTGCTCGGCTGCGCGATGCTGACGCGGGCGGTTGGGCTGTACTTTCTGCCCTTTGTGGTGCTGGCCCTGGTGATCGACAGTCGGCTGCGGCGGCAGGGCGGAGCGCCCCGGCGCGCGCTACGCGCGGAGCTGCGGCTGGGGCTGATCGTCGCGGGCGCGGCGGTACTGACGATCGCTCCCTGGACGCTCCACAACTACCTGGCACATCAGCGCTTTATTCCGGTTGATACCAACGGCGGCATCTCCTTCTGGTATGGAACGCTGCGCGGTCCGGAAGAGCTGGCGCAGGGCGAGGCGCTCCTGGCGCAGATCCCCAATCTGGCCGATAAACAGCGCGCCGCGCTGGGCTGGGCGCTGCGCAACATCGCCGGTGATCCGGCCTATTATCTGCTCGAGCGCGTGCGCTACAAGGTTGTCAGCCTGTGGCAGTTGATGAGTCGCAACTACGCCGCGGTGGGTATGGTCAGCTTCGATCCGCATGGCCATAGCCTGGGCATCACGCCGGGCGAGTTGCCGCTTCCGCTCTCGCTGCTGGCCGACCTGCAATACATCCTGCTGGTGCTGGGCGCGATCTGGGGCGCCTGCTGCGCGCCGCGGCGTGGATGGTCGGCGCTGTTGTGGCTGTGGGTGCTCTTCGGCACACTGCTCAGCGCGATCACCATCGGCCATCCGCGTCTCAGGCTGCCGCTGTTGATCAGCCTGGTGCCCTACGCGGCCTGGGCCGTGGTGCTGCTGCCAACCGCTGCCGCCCGGCTGCGTCGTCAGCGCCGCCGCGCGTTGCTGGCGCTGGCGCTCAGTCTTGTCTTTGGCGCGCTGATCTACTCGCACCATTATGTGCGCTGGGCGGCGGCCCACCTGATCGTCTGGCGTGGCGATGCGCGCGATCCGGCTACCTGGCTACGGGCGGCGCAGGCCAATCCCGGCAATCCGCTGTGGCTGATCGGCGCCGCTGACCAGGCCGCGGCGCGTGACGACTGGGCCACCGCGGCGCAATTCTACGCTCAGGCCAGTGCCTTGGAGCCGAGCAACCTGTACGCGCATGCACGTCTGCTACAGGCGGCGCTGCTGCGTGGCGATCTGGCGGCGGCGTTGGCCGAGCACGATGCCCTGCGCGCGCTGGGCCGCGATACCAACGATCTGTTGCGCTGGGCCTGGGCGCGGCTGGATCTGCCGCCACCCGCGGTGCTCCAGCCGGCAGCGCCGGCGGCGATAGGCCATATCCGGGGCTTCACGCCCACCATGGCGGGCGACCATGAACGCTGGAGCATGCAACGCGCCGAGCTGCGCCTGCAAGCGAGCGGTGCCTGCCACCACCTGGTGCTGGTGCTGCATGGCTACCGCGCGGATCAGCCCGTGCATATCGAGGTAGCCGGACAGCGCGCCGACCTGAGGCTGACGACGACGCCACAGACCTATACCCTCCCGTTGGAGGGCAGCGCCTGTCAACCGGGGCAGCCCCTGATCGTCACGCTGCGCACGCCGACGCAGGTAGTGGACGTGCTCCACCGCCCCTGGCCGGTGGGCGTC encodes:
- a CDS encoding glycosyltransferase family 39 protein, which codes for MSSIGLQARTQAEPGAWPRLRAAACAYHLWLIGALLLAMVLRVVFWAMQSRSGAVLPGDSQEYVQGALSLLLRGEFITGEKWLRPPLYPLFLAVCFALFGLDVTRALLAQALVTALCVLPFAALGRRLSGRPAVGVASALIAALYLPFAAYSSVLLAETLFILFQTTFFALALRAIDEVHPRRRQWTAVLAGVLLGCAMLTRAVGLYFLPFVVLALVIDSRLRRQGGAPRRALRAELRLGLIVAGAAVLTIAPWTLHNYLAHQRFIPVDTNGGISFWYGTLRGPEELAQGEALLAQIPNLADKQRAALGWALRNIAGDPAYYLLERVRYKVVSLWQLMSRNYAAVGMVSFDPHGHSLGITPGELPLPLSLLADLQYILLVLGAIWGACCAPRRGWSALLWLWVLFGTLLSAITIGHPRLRLPLLISLVPYAAWAVVLLPTAAARLRRQRRRALLALALSLVFGALIYSHHYVRWAAAHLIVWRGDARDPATWLRAAQANPGNPLWLIGAADQAAARDDWATAAQFYAQASALEPSNLYAHARLLQAALLRGDLAAALAEHDALRALGRDTNDLLRWAWARLDLPPPAVLQPAAPAAIGHIRGFTPTMAGDHERWSMQRAELRLQASGACHHLVLVLHGYRADQPVHIEVAGQRADLRLTTTPQTYTLPLEGSACQPGQPLIVTLRTPTQVVDVLHRPWPVGVAVVEARIQ
- a CDS encoding DUF2079 domain-containing protein, with the translated sequence MTQVLSARSRREALRARSLLLSRPALALSGMILTYIVVLSAGLAYKWKMWGHGFDHVVLEQAIWNTLQGRPFQMSRYNFTDSIMGMDWQPGMAFAVPFYALWPSAYMLDLLQSSLLALGAVPVYLIARDHFGGSRRAGLAWAATYLLYPSLQFVNMTPPWQPRTLAVPCLLWAFRCYEQRRLWPFLALLAVAITTRTDVSLVVTAFGVLALVQRRAWRWWAPTLALGLGWFALSTAVLTPAFYHPGYHPDTLGQVSFDPNQEQQAEAWPGTSPQVGYYAHLGKDPLDIVKNILTHPVETVRLMFTPAKLWYLFLMFGTLLFLPLLAPEILILCAPIFLLNLLSTRVYQYTITEQYQALIVPGIVLAAIVGAARLWRWIGRRRAGRWLPIPTALLLAQVALVAALHVPLKNPVVSAFRNHESLARVRVMERMAALIPPEASVAATSFLGPRLMPRQYLYYLPDGLMHPEMERADYVFVDARAAVLRERPDVLERLRSDPRWELIAAEDDLLLYRQRR